Proteins encoded within one genomic window of Episyrphus balteatus chromosome 1, idEpiBalt1.1, whole genome shotgun sequence:
- the LOC129906155 gene encoding regulator of nonsense transcripts 3B yields MTKDESTPAKTAEQVKTRGPRDRHQKKDKPKPLTKVIIRRLPPTMTEEEFLKQIDPLPEHDNYYYAAADWSLGFDATCRAYITFKNHEDIFLFRDRFDGYVFVDTKGEEYPAIVEFAPFQGLPKNKARKTDPKVGTIESEQHYINFLQKLEEDREACKSECKLEFSLQPKDDKKVTSTPLLQFLMNKKMERREEQKKRTEDNRRKREEEKQKRRNRVSKGIPTAIKEEGTSSKETHPEEKKNSRAKRRAERDQRRREEHEQRRREKEKERIAAENEQKTGKPSDQPPAKEPEKTVPIVIAKPPEGESNKRKEVKKYSERRERNRHKNSQQNPTSVSNESSTNPTSSTVKPVKEDKTQVKENDAMMSFMKNISNVKEFVPKHKQEAAAAKEEEKVKAEEFKTPVDMEEVKEKLEKMSLNDKEKIVQKTVSLEKDEETVEPKSSERTERSHRNSSSSGGYPNETKSEDRKERRIRNKDRPSIMIYQPGKSRLRSAEDGQPILDTKSNPTSDTESLKKEERSNTVRKVSRYSERRSGRARDGKRRSSEDITATTKTVQVTGINDIKKDTEAKPIEEKKIEEKIVEKETE; encoded by the exons ATGACAAAAGATGAATCAACTCCAGCTAAAACAGctgagcaagtaaaaactcgAGGACCTCGAGATCGTCATcagaaaaaagataaaccaaaacCTCTAACaaag gTCATTATTCGACGCCTTCCACCAACAATGACCGAAGAAGAGTTTCTCAAACAAATTGATCCTCTTCCCGAACATGACAATTATTACTACGCTGCAGCAGATTGGTCTTTAGGTTTCGATGCAACTTGCCGGGCAtatatcacttttaaaaatcatgAGGACATATTCCTCTTCCGAGATCGTTTCGATGGTTATGTTTTTGTTGACACAAAAGGCGAAGAATATCCTGCCATTGTTGAGTTCGCTCCTTTTCAAGGATTACCCAAAAATAAAGCTAGAAAAACTGATCCCAAAGTTGGAACAATTGAAAGTGAACAACATTATATTAACTTCCTTCAAAAACTCGAAGAAGATCGAGAAGCTTGCAAGAGTGAGTGTAAATTGGAATTCTCTTTGCAACCCAAGGACGACAAGAAGGTTACTTCCACTCCATTGCTTcagtttttaatgaataaaaagatGGAACGTCGAGAAGAGCAAAAGAAACGAACCGAAGATAATCGACGTAAACGAGAAGAGGAGAAACAAAAACGAAGGAATAGAGTCTCCAAGGGAATTCCAACTGCCATCAAAGAAGAAG GTACTTCCTCTAAGGAGACTCATCCCGAAGAGAAGAAGAATTCAAGGGCTAAACGCCGCGCAGAGAGAGATCAACGTCGTCGTGAGGAACATGAACAGCGTCGCCGGGAAAAGGAAAAGGAGCGAATAGCAGCTGAGAATGAACAAAAAACAGGGAAGCCGTCTGACCAACCGCCTGCCAAGGAGCCAGAAAAAACAGTTCCAATTGTCATTGCCAAGCCTCCTGAAGGAGAATCTAATAAACGTAAGGAAGTCAAGAAGTACAGTGAGAGGAGAGAGAGAAATCGTCATAAGAATTCCCAACAGAATCCAACATCCGTTTCTAATGAATCATCCACCAATCCAACAAGTTCAACTGTAAAACCAGTAAAGGAAGACAAAACTCAAGTGAAAGAGAACGATGCCATGATGAGCTTTATGAAGAACATCTCGAATGTTAAGGAATTTGTTCCAAAACATAAACAAGAAGCTGCAGCTGCAAAAGAGGAGGAAAAGGTAAAGGCCGAGGAGTTCAAAACTCCAGTAGATATGGAAGAGGTTAAGGAAAAACTCGAAAAGATGTCTTTGAATGACAAAGAAAAGATAGTTCAGAAAACTGTTTCCCTAGAAAAGGATGAGGAAACAGTTGAGCCAAAGTCTTCTGAGAGGACTGAACGTTCGCATCGTAATTCTAGTTCCAGCGGAGGTTATCCAAATGAAACCAAAAGCGAAGATCGAAAGGAACGGCGTATACGCAATAAG GATCGTCCATCAATTATGATTTATCAACCTGGCAAATCTAGACTTCGTTCAGCTGAAGATGGTCAACCAATTTTAGATACAAAAAGTAATCCAACTTCAGATACTGAGagtttgaaaaaagaagaacgATCCAATACTGTTCGTAAAGTAAGTCGTTATTCGGAGAGACGTTCTGGGAGAGCTAGAGATGGTAAACGAAGGAGCAGTGAAGATATCACAGCGACAACAAAAACAGTCCAAGTTACAGgaataaatgatataaaaaaggACACTGAAGCAAAACCGATTGAGGAGAAAAAAATTGAGGAGAAAATTGTTGAGAAGGAAActgaatga
- the LOC129905707 gene encoding 28S ribosomal protein S28, mitochondrial — translation MSFLIKINKNLINNLPKTINRVYLNNSRLLCTQINEENAQKKGGFASAFERHTTPVVEEKPVDNQTFASLLRNSKLIDLGNPEGKVVTGKIFHVVEDDLYIDFGWKFHCVCQRPQRNGSDYVKGSRVRLRVKDLELSTKFLGSSKDLTILEADCQLIGLISSPARSGAMKSVPE, via the exons atgtcttttttaattaaaattaacaaaaatctaataaataatcTACCAAAAACTATAAACAGAGTGTATCTGAATAATTCTCGACTACTTTGTACACAAATCAATGAAGAGAATGCCCAGAAAAAAGGTGGTTTTGCGAGTGCCTTCGAAAGGCACACAACACCAGTTGTCGAAGAGAAACCAGTGGATAATCAAACATTTGCCTCCTTGTTACGAAActcaaaattaatcgat TTAGGAAATCCCGAAGGAAAAGTTGTTACCGGAAAAATCTTCCATGTGGTCGAAGATGATTTGTACATAGATTTTGGGTGGAAGTTCCATTGTGTTTGCCAGAGGCCACAAAGGAATGGAAG cgACTATGTCAAGGGATCTAGAGTACGATTGAGGGTTAAAGACTTGGAATTATCAACAAAGTTTTTGGGTTCATCTAAGGATTTGACAATTTTGGAAGCCGATTGTCAACTTATTGGATTAATATCATCACCTGCAAGATCGGGAGCAATGAAATCAGTTCcagaataa
- the LOC129906856 gene encoding uncharacterized protein C16C10.8 has protein sequence MVFFTCNHCGESVKKPSVEKHYNFKCRGAPKNVSCMDCQKDFHGEDYVAHIKCISEAEKYSGKDYVPKESKNSGQKKQDNWMEIIRSILDTKEYNLSGQTRSTFQKLQSVDNVPRKKVKFINFAANCMRLRMDHIEEVWAILDKELEKMKAEKAAQVAAAKKELPKPVISPVVIERAPPKPEPKEKSIGDEVETMKVKKSKSKKRKIDKEIQNTIEQDEEAEILQMVKKEVEKDQVGATVEPSKKKSKKSSSSSDSVAKQAEANAEQEPTISTTTPDEFQWSLVILFTIKKYGNSMKLDKLKRKIQKMYLTKREWTAFNEKQQMKFDKKFAKHVKKCNLKIENNVVRVE, from the coding sequence atggtattcttCACCTGTAACCATTGCGGTGAATCCGTCAAAAAACCCTCTGTCGAAAAACACTACAACTTCAAGTGTCGTGGAGCACCAAAAAACGTCTCCTGTATGGATTGTCAAAAGGATTTTCACGGCGAAGATTATGTGGCACATATCAAATGCATCAGCGAAGCTGAAAAATATTCCGGCAAAGATTATGTCCCAAAAGAATCTAAAAATTCTGGACAAAAGAAACAAGACAACTGGATGGAAATTATCCGCTCAATTCTCGACACAAAAGAATACAATTTGAGTGGACAAACGCGGTCGACATTCCAGAAACTCCAAAGTGTCGATAATGTTCCACGTAAGAaggtaaaatttattaatttcgcAGCAAATTGTATGCGATTGCGCATGGATCATATCGAAGAAGTTTGGGCAATTCTTGATAAAGAATTGGAAAAGATGAAAGCCGAAAAAGCGGCTCAAGTTGCAGCAGCAAAGAAAGAACTTCCGAAACCTGTGATTTCACCAGTTGTTATTGAGAGAGCTCCACCAAAACCGGAGCCAAAAGAAAAGTCAATTGGCGATGAAGTGGAAACCATGAAGGTGAAAAAGTCGAAATCAAAGAAACGTAAAATTGACAAAGAGATTCAAAACACTATTGAACAAGATGAAGAAGCGGAAATCTTGCAAATGGTAAAGAAAGAAGTTGAGAAGGATCAAGTTGGTGCCACAGTTGAACCCAGTAAGAAAAAGAGCAAAAAGAGTTCATCATCAAGCGATTCAGTTGCTAAACAAGCAGAAGCAAATGCTGAACAAGAACCCACCATCAGCACAACTACACCCGATGAATTCCAATGGTCTTTGGTGATTCTATTTACCATAAAGAAGTATGGTAATAGCATGAAGTTGGACAAATTGAAGAGGAAGATACAAAAGATGTATCTCACAAAGCGGGAATGGACGGCATTTAATGAAAAGCAACAGATGAAGTTTGATAAGAAATTTGCCAAACATGTTAAGAAGTGTAATTTGAAAATTGAGAATAATGTTGTTAGGGTAGAATAA